TTAGTAATAGAAAGCATAAAATCATTTTTTAAGAAATAAGCTTTAATCTGATTATCAATTTCAACAATTACAGATTCAATACTTTGGATAAACTTTTGCTTTTGTTCATTTATATTATTTAAAAGAAAAAGACCAAATTCTTTCTCTATTAAAAAAATAAATAAATTATATGATAAAATTATAAATACCAATAAGAATAAATTAATAGCAAAAAACAATTTAAAAAATATCGGAATTTTTATATTTTTCATTTATTCTTCTACTTTATATCCAAGACCAAACACTGTTTTAATATAATCTCTCTTAATTTTTTTTCTAATATTTTTTATGTGAGCATCAACTGTTCTTTCTGATATATATGAACCATCATTAAAAATAGAATTTATTATCTGATCTCTTGTAAAAACAATCCCCTTATTCTTAATTAATTTATATAATATCTCAAATTCAACTTTGGTTAGCTCAATTTTCTCATTTTCTATAAAAACTAAAAACCTTTTTTTATCAATTTTTAAATCTTTATAAATTATTACATTTTCATCTAATAAATCTTTTCCTACTCTTTTAAGTATATTCTTAACTCTTAAAACTATTTCATAAGGAGATACTGGTTTTACAACATAGTCATCAGACCCCAGGAGCAATCCCTCAATTCTATCCTGTTCCGTTCCTCTTGCAGTAAGCATCAAAACTGGAATATTCATACTGTTTTTTCTTAAATATCTTAATAAATCATCTCCTTCCCCATCTGGAAGTAATCTATCAAGAATAATTATATCAATATTATTTGATTTGTTTGAAATAATTTCTAAAGCTTTTTTTAAATTATTCGACTCTAATACTTGAAATGATTCTTTTTCAAAATAAAGCTTCAGAATATTAAGAAACTTTTCCTCATCCTCAACAATCAATACTTTCATAATTAATAAAAATTAAATAATAATAATATAAAATATTATAATATATAAATAATAAATATTTTTTTATTAAATTAAATTAATTTTCAATCAAATAAATAATCTATAGAATTGAAAAATTTATGAATTTTTTATAAATTTTTTAAATATTTTTATTTTCCAAATATTTAATCAATAACTCTTTAATATCTTCAAAATTAAAAGGTTTAAGCAATAAATAATCAAAACCATACTCTTTATAATTTGATAGAACCGGATTAGAAGAATAACCACTTGAAACAACAAAAAATATCTGAGGATATCTCAGTTTAAGAATATTAATTATTTCTGCTCCACCAAGAGAATCTGGTAAAATTAAATCAAGAATACATATATCTATCTTATTCCTATTTAATATATTAAAAAGTTCAGAATCATTCTTCGATATTAGAATATTAATTTTAAAATATCCAAATAATTTTTTAACTGTATTTAATACAACTTCATCATCATCCATAATAGCAATATTTAAATTTTTGAAGTTTAATTTTTCATAAATATTTTCATTATCATTTCTCTCTTCTGAAATTATCAATTCTTTTGTTGATGGAAACAAAAGATAAAATATTGCACCATTACTTCCTTCTTT
This genomic window from Spirochaetota bacterium contains:
- a CDS encoding response regulator transcription factor: MKVLIVEDEEKFLNILKLYFEKESFQVLESNNLKKALEIISNKSNNIDIIILDRLLPDGEGDDLLRYLRKNSMNIPVLMLTARGTEQDRIEGLLLGSDDYVVKPVSPYEIVLRVKNILKRVGKDLLDENVIIYKDLKIDKKRFLVFIENEKIELTKVEFEILYKLIKNKGIVFTRDQIINSIFNDGSYISERTVDAHIKNIRKKIKRDYIKTVFGLGYKVEE